The DNA region TTGTCTAAGTTGCCTTGAGACTGAACTCTGAAACTgctgaaactcctggactcacccTGAAGTTCTCAGGATCCACATGCAGCTTGTCACAGTGCAGCTCACTCAGCTGGGCAAAGGTGCCCTTGAGATCATCCAGGTTCTTTATGGCATCTCCCAAGGAAGTCAGCACCTTCTTGCCATGTGCCTTGACCTTGGGGTTGCCCATGATGGCAGAGGCAGAGGACAGGTTGCCAAAGCTGTCAAAGAACCTCTGGGTCCATGGGTAGACAACCAGGAGCCTGTGAGATTGAACAAGAGCAGTTTGACAGTCAGAAAGTGCCACAAATCCTGAGAAGCGGCCTGGACTTTTGCCAGGCATAgggtccttccttccctttcttgtcCTGGTCACCAGGGCCTACCTTCCCAGGGTTTCTCCTCCAGCATCTTCCACATTCACCTTGCCCCACAGGCTTGTGATAGTAGCCTTGTCTTCCTCTGTGAAATGACCCATGGCGTCTGGACTAGGAGCTTATTGATAATCTCAGCCGTTCCAGAAGCGAGTGTGTGGAACTGCTGGAGGGTGCttccttttattcttcatccCTAGCCAGCCGCCGGCCCCTGGCCTCACCTGATAGTCTAAGACTATTGGTCAAGGTTGCCTTGTCAAGGCTATTGGTCAAGGCAAGACTGGCCAACCCATGGGTGGAGTTCAGCCAGGGACCGTTTCAGACAGATATTTGCTTTGAGATAGTGTGGGGAAGGGGCCCCCAAGAGGATACtgctgcttaattttttttttatagccttTGCCTTGTTCCGATTCAATCATTCcaatttttctctaatttgttcTTCCCTTTAGCTAGTTTCCTTCTTCCACCACAGAAGATACCAGGACTTCTTTTGTCAGCCTTTTTTACCTTCTCATCTCTAGCTCCAGTGAGGCCTGGAGATTAAAGTTAAAGCATGCACCAATTTTTTGGTTCGGGGATTGTGACATGTGTTTTAGGCATAGGTCCAGGATTTTTGATGGGACAAGTCTTAGTCTCATTTAGTAAGCATTGGTTTCCAAAGAAGAAGTGCTATACTTATCTTTGAAAATACTCTCTGTGGTTTTACGCCATTATCTCTTAAGTTCTCATTAgtgtagtgaaaaaaaaatcatataaagcAACGGTTTCGGTGCAGGAATAGATTAATGTTATGTCATATAATATAATACTTAATCCTTACTTCAGTATCTACTTCTCTGTACCTATTTGAAATAAATCACGTGTGTTTCATCTCagcaaaggtatttttttttcatattcaggTATGTATGTAGGTACCCGATGATGTGTATTTACCACTGGGTAAGTGTGTGTGGTGGCTGATGACCCAGGGTTTTGGTGTAGCTCTTCTGTGTTCAGTAAAGATGATGGTAGAATGTTCTTTGGCAGGTACTATGGCTTAGAATTAATTATCTTGTATAAATGCTAGGTTCAGTTCTCAGGGAATCTTATTCTAAGACATAAGACATGTATTTGCATGGAAAACAACTTTAAAGAGGCAGGGACTGTTTTAATTGACTAATAGTCCACACACTGTGACAGTTAGGATATCACTTTAGTTTAGACATCTTTATCTGTAACTCAGTGCTGTTTCTGACGTATTGGCCACTTAACATGGCAGGAAGTATTCATggtgttttttcctttattttttcttttggatttttgtttcttggtgggtttggttttgcttttgttttttctctgaaaGTGATCCATGACCTTAGTAGATTATGATGTCAGAAACTCTGGAAATCTGTCTTATTGGAGGGGTGCTCTACCTCCCCTAACCTATCAGATtaatagtaattataataatattggTGGAATTCTTTCAGCCTTCATAATCTTGTGTAAAGCTTATATCTGCTCAAAGTGTGAGATGGCTAAAAGACCAGAAAGATACATGTTGACCCATGCAGCAAAGCTGCGCATATTGCACTTGTTCTttggaagttaaaataaaagttgaataaaaaaggaaagaaaaaaatttgtcagCATATCAGTGTCTTCCAGTTATTCACATAACAATAAGTGACTTCTCTCAATCTAAGGGTGGGTGAGAAAGATTTTTATTGGTATGCAGGTACAGATTACAGAGACTGAGGTGAATCCAAATTAGGGTCTCTTTAAGATAGGGGATCTGTGAGATGGGTAGATGGGTGTGTATAGATCTTTGACCATATCTGGGAATTTGGTTGGGTTCCATTTGTAGAGCCTGACCTTGAAGAATGTCTCAGAGACTGGTGTCTAAGCCCACTAAGGCTTAAACAAGTGAATCTCTtgaatctgtttttgtttttttgttttgttttgttttgttttgttttgttttgagatggagtattgttctgtcacccaggctggagtgcagtggtgtgatctcagctcactgcaactctcgccttctgagttcaggcaattctcctgcctcagcctcctgagtagctgggattacaggcacttaccatcatgcccggctaatttttgtgtttttgtagaaatttttgtgtttcaccatgttggccaggttggtcttgaactcttgacctcaggtgatctgcctgccttgacctcccaaagtggtgggattacaggcgtgagccaccgctcctagCCTCTAAATAAGTGAATATTAATTGCTCCTCCTCAGACTAAGGAATATCTAGGATCCCTCTTGTTTTCAAACAACTTCCCCCTTTATCCAGAAACCAAGGTAGTGATCTAAAAGTCACATATAAACCCTTATTTCCTCTTATGCTTTTGAGGCAATATCTTTTAAGAGTTTATTGATTTCTCCTTCTCCATAACTGTCTTATTCCTCAAATTTCCTATATCGTTGCTTCTGACATTGATTAAATCCTCACTGATAAAACTGTTTCTTTATACCAGCAATTTCAAGTGTTTTCAAGCATTCATTCCCATgtattttcaaacatttgttCAACAACTATCTGTTTAATAAatgtcataatttttaaagtactggGCGTTTAAGTTAAATAAGTCAGAGAATAAAAAGTTTTCCTCTGAAGATTATAATCTAGGTAgaacatacataaaattaataagtTAAACAGCAAAATAATTCCAGATATTATCtactaagaagaaaattaaggagAAAGTATTCCAACAGAGGCAAAATGACAACAAGGAATCTGCCGTGGGAAGGCATTGCCAAATAAAGTTTAGAAGCTGAAATAGTAAATGTAAAGCtctgaagcagaagaaaacaaactatTGCTGTGCCAGAGAGATAGATAAAGAACCAGTGCCATTGGTATGTAAATAGTAAAGTGGAGAATAGCACATGGTATTTTTTCAGGAAAGCATAAACCTAATGACAGAAACGTGTCTTCAGTGGTAGGGAGTGAGAAGGCATTATAGAATTTTAACTCTGGTAATGACATAGTCTCTAAGCAATCTGTACAATTGGCTGGTTTACTATTCTAAGCATGACCTGTTTATCACAACTGTTTTGCTTAAAAACCCCTTATTGCCTGCGGACAACAATTAGTTATTCTTACAACTATTAAAAATCTTGTCatgcagatgtgtgtgtgtgtgtgtgtgtgtgtgtttgtgtattcatTATGAATTTGCTTTCAATTAAGTTATATTGAATTGGCGATATCTAAATCTAGATATAGCTCCCTAAGGGGTAAAGAGTGTATCCACTGCCCACCCCCAACATCACCATCCTTGACTCCTTGATATCAAAGGGCAGTATAGTTTTGGGggacaagaaaaagagagaaaaaaagagattgattaaaaatgcatattactGACAAATTAGAGGATAATGACAGATGGGAGGCAGCAGAactagattgcagctcccacTCGGATGCACAGAGCAGCATGTGAAGTCTCACACCATGAACTTTTGTTGCAGAACCACATGCAGAAACAAACCAGGAAAGTTGAGAGAACCCACAGATCCTCTGAAAGAAGCAGATTGCTCCTGCAAGACCTGGGAAACACCCCAAATATTGTGAGTGCCCAAACTGTGGAAGTGGGAGTGGGGGACCATCCACTCCCAAACACACATCCTTACTGGGGAACTTGAAGGTCTAGAACTTGAAGGTCAATTGActctgaccttacctggagctgagtcaatttagagggCCAAGCAAAATAcaagggtagaggaagcagcaggaaaagcCCTGTGGGCTTTCTGGGTCCCCTAGGAAGCCATTTCTGCCTTGCCTCACAGGGGTCCTTTGGGAGGGCTGccagaggaactgggaaaagatgacaggaaaaaggaaatctccaccTGGCCAGAACTCGGGGCTGGGCAGTGAGGGGTTGGTAAGGGGACATGAATTTGacgtgcagactccacaggcaggGAAGTAGGACAGCCCTACTTGCTTTCACAGCTGGTAGCCTGGAACAAACTCTCAGCCTTGCTCACTGACTGCATGGAAACAGACTCGTGCTATTGTGGAGGAGGGTGTACGCTGGAAGTGAGACCAACTTTTTGGGTTGCTTGGGAGCTGGGTGAGTCACGTGACTGCTTGCTTTCTCCCACTTTCCTGATGACCtgcatgacacagcagaggcagccataatcgtCCTAGGAGCATAAATCCATTGACCTGGAAActacacccccatcccccacagtaACCACAGaaagacctgcccaaggagacTCTGAGCTCATACACAACTagtcctgcccccacctgatggtccttcttTATTCACCCCGGTAGCTGAAGACGAAGGGCATATATTTTTGGGAGTTCTAGGGCACCCTCGCCCCCCCAAACCACCACCACCTGACTGCCTCTACTGATGCTCTCtagaaagtgccacctcctggcaggaggccaaccagcacaaaaatagtgcaTTGAGCAACCAAAAgtaaggaccctcacagagtccatttcatcCTCTGCCACCTCCATTGGAGCAGGTGGTTGTATCTATTGCTGAGAGGCCTATAGATGGTTCATGTCACAAGACTCTGTGCAGACAAACTCCAGTACCAGCCCGGAGTCAAGTAGACCTGATGGGTGGCTAcatccagaagagagataacaatcactacagtttggctctcaggaaacCACATCACTAGAAAAAGGGGGACTGtgctacatcaagggaacacctcatgggacaaaagaatctgaacaacagccttgagGCCTAGActttccctctgacagagcctacccaaatgagaaggaaccagaaaactaACTCTGGTAACATggaaaacaaggttctttaacaccccccaaaaaatcacactagctcaccaacaatgtatacaaaccaagaagaaatccctgatttacctgaaaaataattcagaaggtcagttattaagctaatcaaggaggtgtCAAAGGAAGGTGAAgtccaattttaaaaaaatcagaaatatgcTACAAGAAATAAGCagagaaatcttcagtgaaagagatagcataaataaaaaacaatcaaaacttcaggaaacaatggatgaatggatgcacttatagaaatgcaaaatgctctagAAAGTCTCAGCAGTAGAATcaagcaagcagaagaaattcagagcttgaagacaaggttttTGAATTAATCcagtccaacaaagacaaagaaaaaagaataagaaaatatgatcaaagcctccaagaaatctgggattatgttaaacaatcaaacctaagaataatcagcaatcctgagaaagaagagaaatctaaaagtttggaaaacttatccggggaaataatcaaggaaaacgtCCCCcaccttgctagagacctagacatccaaatacaagaagctcaataaacacctgggaaattcatcacaaaaagatcattgcctaggtaCATTGTCATCAGAGTATCTAAAGTTaactaaagacaaagagaatcttaagagctgtgagccAAAAGTACCAGGAAACCTGTGAAagaaaatctatcagattaacagcagatttctcagcagaaactgtaTAAGCTAGAAGTGAAtagggccctatcttcagccttcttaaacaaaacaattgtcagccaagaattttgtatccagtgaaactaagcttcataaatgaagaaaatatacagtgtttttcagaaaaacaaatgctgagagaatttgtcactACCAAGCCAACACTACAAGAACTgataaaaggagctctaaatctcaaaacaaatcctggaagcacatcaaaacagaacctctttaaagcataaaccCCATAGGACATATACAacaaaaatacagattaaaaagttatataggcaacaaatagcatgaagaatggaatggtacctcacACCTCAATACTGATGTTGAATGTagactaaatgctccacttaaaatatacagaattgcagaatgaataagaattcaccaaccaattATCTGccatcttcaagagactcacctaacacataaggactcacataaacttaagataaaggggtggaaaatgatattccacacaaatggacaccaaaaatgAGCAGGAGCAGCTATTCTTgtgtcagacaaaacaaactgtaAAGAAATAGCagttaaaaaagataaacaggGACATTATGCAATGAAAAAAGGCCTTGTCTAATGGGAGAATATTACAGTTcttaatatatatgcatctaataCTGGAGaacccaaatttataaaacaattactgctagacctaagaaatgagatagacagcaacacaataatagtggggacttcaatactccactgactgCACTAGGCAGGTCATCAAGACAAAAAGTgtacaaagaaacaatgaatttaaactataccctggaacaaaaggacttaacagatatttacaggacattctacccaacaaccgcagaatatacattatattcatcagcacatggaactttctccaagataggcCATATGGTATGCcgcaaaacaagcctcaatatatttttaaaaattgaaattataccaagcactctctcagaccacagtagaataaagTTGGAATTCAACtacaaaaggaaccttcaaaaccatgcaaacacccagaaattaaataacctgctcctgaatgatcattgggtcaacaacgaaatcaagatggaaatttaaaaattatttcctttgaaaactggcacaaggatTCCCTCttaccactcctactcaacatagtattggaagttctggccagggcaatcaggcaagagaaagaaataagggtatttaaataggaagagaggaagttaaattgtctctgtttgcagatgacatgcttGCATATTTAGAAGACCccgtcatctcagcccaaaatattAAGCTGACAAATAGCTTCAGCAAATTCtcaagacacaaaatcaatgtgcaaaaagcacaagcattcctatgtgccaacaacagacaaacagagaggcaaatcatgagtgaactcccattcacaattgctgcaaagagaataaaatacctagaaatacaacttataagggatgtgaagaacctcttcaaggacaactacaaaccactgctcaaggaaataagaaaggacacaaacaaatggaaaaatattccatgctcatagataggaagaatcaatatcattaaaatgaccataccgcccaaagtaatttatagattcaatgctatccccatcaagctaccactgacttttttcaaagaattagaaaaaactgctttaaatttcatatggaatcaaaacaGAGCTCATATAACCAAtataatcctaaacaaaaagaacaaagctggaggcatgatgctacctgacttcaaactatactacaaggctacagtaacaaaaacagcatggtactggtactaaaaaagatatatagaccaacagaacagaacagaagcctcagaaataatgccacacatctacaaccatctgatctttgacaaacatcacaaaaacaagcaatggggaaataattccctatttaataaatggcgttGGAAAAACTGGTTAGCAATATGCAGAAAACTggaactggacccc from Rhinopithecus roxellana isolate Shanxi Qingling chromosome 15, ASM756505v1, whole genome shotgun sequence includes:
- the LOC104663380 gene encoding hemoglobin subunit gamma; its protein translation is MGHFTEEDKATITSLWGKVNVEDAGGETLGRLLVVYPWTQRFFDSFGNLSSASAIMGNPKVKAHGKKVLTSLGDAIKNLDDLKGTFAQLSELHCDKLHVDPENFRLLGNVLVTVLAIHFGKEFTPEVQASWQKMVAGVASALSSRYH